One part of the Flavobacterium johnsoniae UW101 genome encodes these proteins:
- a CDS encoding cytochrome c, which produces MKLRILSAVFAAALLTACSSSKSASVASATPAAPANPTVELTPELAEGKNLYENSCARCHKLYEPTKFSKEDWQPILVRMQKKAKLDDVKMASIINYIHSQL; this is translated from the coding sequence ATGAAATTAAGAATATTAAGTGCAGTATTTGCAGCTGCGCTTTTAACAGCCTGTAGTTCTTCAAAATCTGCTTCTGTAGCTTCTGCGACTCCGGCAGCTCCAGCAAATCCGACAGTAGAATTAACTCCTGAACTTGCAGAAGGAAAAAACTTGTATGAGAATAGTTGTGCCAGATGTCATAAATTATATGAGCCAACTAAATTTAGCAAAGAAGACTGGCAGCCAATTTTAGTTCGCATGCAGAAGAAAGCAAAACTTGATGATGTAAAAATGGCTTCAATAATAAATTATATTCACTCGCAATTATAA
- a CDS encoding alpha/beta fold hydrolase — MENSIINSNPTLRDLNFDIHQLNTDKYIETAKNVKLYVKDYGKGKPVILIHGWPLSNEMWEYQIDFLVKNNYRVIAYDRRGFGKSSQPWDGYDYDTLSDDLSEIIEQLELENVTLVGFSMGGGEVIRYFSRHQGKGIAKVALISSIIPFLLKTEDNPEGRPKEKTEATAASIHEDRIGFLDNFGKIFFGVNIINKPLSTPLLEYYRDLCSAASPRATLQCAESLNTTDFRDELHTIKVPTLIIHGTDDKNVPIEVSSEKTAKAIKDNTFIVYEGAPHGLFYTEKDKLNKDLLEFLDS; from the coding sequence ATGGAAAATAGTATAATAAACTCAAATCCAACTCTAAGAGATTTAAATTTTGATATTCATCAATTAAATACAGATAAATATATAGAAACGGCCAAAAACGTAAAACTTTATGTAAAGGATTATGGAAAAGGAAAACCCGTTATTTTAATTCACGGATGGCCTCTTTCTAATGAAATGTGGGAATATCAAATTGATTTTTTGGTTAAAAATAATTACCGTGTAATTGCTTATGACCGTCGTGGTTTTGGTAAATCATCTCAGCCCTGGGATGGCTATGATTATGATACTCTGAGTGATGACTTAAGCGAAATTATAGAACAGTTAGAATTAGAAAATGTTACTTTAGTGGGCTTTTCGATGGGCGGCGGTGAGGTAATTCGTTATTTTAGCAGACATCAGGGAAAAGGCATTGCTAAAGTTGCTCTTATTTCGTCTATTATTCCATTTTTATTAAAAACTGAAGATAATCCAGAAGGACGTCCAAAAGAAAAAACCGAAGCAACTGCTGCCTCAATACATGAAGACAGAATAGGCTTTTTGGATAATTTTGGAAAAATATTTTTTGGCGTAAACATTATCAACAAACCTTTAAGCACGCCTTTGTTAGAATATTACAGAGATTTATGTTCTGCAGCTTCACCAAGAGCTACATTGCAATGTGCAGAATCTCTAAACACAACCGATTTTAGAGACGAACTGCATACTATTAAAGTTCCAACTTTAATTATACACGGAACCGACGATAAAAATGTTCCTATTGAAGTGAGTTCAGAAAAAACAGCAAAAGCCATAAAAGATAATACCTTTATTGTCTACGAAGGTGCACCACACGGCTTATTCTATACCGAAAAAGACAAATTAAATAAAGATTTACTTGAGTTCTTGGATTCATAA
- a CDS encoding GreA/GreB family elongation factor, producing MKPTPTFCKSDYQFLRELILKSKNSTNTKEANQLSQELDRAVISKESELDSSVIRINSLVTIEDVKANKQMKIQIVLPSYADVKQSKISILAPLSVAIIGFKENDEVDWELPAGIKTLKIVAVDNSAVVHHS from the coding sequence ATGAAACCAACACCCACTTTCTGTAAATCAGACTATCAATTTTTAAGAGAATTGATTCTAAAAAGTAAAAATTCAACTAATACTAAAGAGGCAAATCAGCTTTCGCAAGAGTTAGACCGCGCTGTAATAAGTAAAGAAAGCGAACTGGACAGTTCGGTTATCAGGATTAATTCTCTTGTAACGATTGAAGATGTAAAAGCAAATAAACAAATGAAGATTCAAATTGTTCTACCTTCATATGCAGATGTCAAGCAGAGCAAAATTTCAATTCTAGCACCTTTAAGCGTAGCTATTATTGGTTTTAAAGAAAATGACGAAGTCGATTGGGAATTACCGGCCGGCATTAAAACTTTAAAGATTGTAGCTGTAGATAACTCGGCTGTAGTACATCATTCTTAA
- a CDS encoding peptidylprolyl isomerase, whose product MENGIYAKFNTSKGAILVKLTHDLTPGTVGNFVALAEGNMENKVKPQGQKFYDGLNFHRVIADFMIQGGCPKGTGTGDPGYKFDDEFVPSLKHDRPGVLSMANSGPGTNGSQFFITHVPTPWLDGKHTVFGHVVEGQDIVDAVAQGDALESVEIIRVGEEAQKWNAIESFISLKGARMKREAALKAESEAKMEQLAAGFDKTESGLRYKMIQKGEGKKAEAGKTVSVHYEGSLENGKVFDSSYPRKKPIEFKLGIGQVIEGWDEGIALLQVGDKARFVIPSDLAYGPSGAGGVIPPHATLIFDVELMDVK is encoded by the coding sequence ATGGAAAACGGAATATATGCTAAATTCAACACTAGCAAAGGTGCGATTTTAGTAAAACTTACACACGATTTAACACCTGGAACTGTAGGAAACTTTGTTGCTCTTGCAGAAGGGAATATGGAGAATAAAGTGAAACCTCAAGGACAAAAATTCTATGACGGATTAAACTTTCACAGAGTAATCGCTGATTTTATGATTCAGGGTGGATGTCCTAAAGGAACTGGAACTGGAGATCCGGGTTATAAATTTGATGACGAATTTGTACCAAGTTTAAAACATGACCGTCCAGGAGTTTTATCTATGGCAAATTCAGGTCCTGGAACTAATGGTTCTCAATTTTTCATTACACACGTACCAACTCCTTGGTTAGACGGAAAACATACTGTTTTTGGACATGTAGTTGAAGGACAGGATATTGTTGATGCTGTTGCCCAAGGTGATGCATTAGAGTCTGTAGAAATCATCAGAGTTGGTGAAGAAGCTCAAAAATGGAATGCAATTGAATCTTTTATTTCTTTAAAAGGTGCCAGAATGAAAAGAGAAGCAGCTTTAAAAGCAGAATCTGAAGCAAAAATGGAACAATTAGCAGCTGGTTTTGATAAAACTGAAAGCGGATTGCGTTACAAAATGATTCAAAAAGGTGAAGGTAAAAAAGCTGAAGCAGGAAAAACAGTTTCTGTTCACTACGAAGGATCTTTAGAAAACGGAAAAGTTTTTGATTCATCTTACCCGCGTAAAAAACCAATCGAATTTAAATTAGGAATTGGGCAGGTTATTGAAGGATGGGACGAAGGTATTGCTTTATTACAAGTTGGAGACAAAGCTCGTTTTGTAATTCCATCTGATTTAGCTTACGGACCATCTGGTGCAGGTGGAGTTATCCCGCCGCACGCAACTTTGATTTTTGACGTTGAATTAATGGACGTAAAATAA
- a CDS encoding thioredoxin family protein — translation MARTPSNMIPLGTIAPEFYLKDTNSNNVYSFEDLKGSKGTLVIFMCNHCPFVLHVINEIVMIANDYRVQGLGIIAISSNDIIKYPEDSPELMTDFALQHKIDFPYLFDETQETAKAYEAACTPDFYLFDNQNKLFYRGQLDDSRPGNGIPLSGTDLRNAIDALIYNRILNEIQKPSIGCNIKWK, via the coding sequence ATGGCACGAACTCCTTCAAATATGATTCCGCTTGGGACAATTGCTCCCGAATTTTATTTAAAAGATACTAATTCGAATAATGTCTATTCGTTTGAAGATTTAAAAGGATCAAAAGGAACTCTTGTTATTTTTATGTGCAATCACTGTCCGTTTGTGCTTCATGTTATCAACGAAATTGTCATGATTGCAAATGATTATCGTGTTCAGGGACTTGGAATTATTGCCATTTCAAGCAACGATATTATAAAATATCCCGAAGATTCTCCGGAATTAATGACTGATTTTGCTTTACAGCATAAAATAGATTTTCCTTATTTATTTGATGAAACTCAGGAAACTGCCAAAGCCTATGAGGCTGCCTGCACTCCTGATTTTTATTTATTTGACAATCAAAATAAGTTATTTTACAGAGGACAATTAGATGATTCAAGACCCGGAAACGGAATTCCGTTAAGCGGAACTGATTTAAGAAATGCTATTGACGCTTTGATTTATAACCGAATTTTAAACGAAATTCAAAAGCCTAGTATTGGATGTAACATCAAATGGAAATAA